One Cynocephalus volans isolate mCynVol1 chromosome 5, mCynVol1.pri, whole genome shotgun sequence DNA window includes the following coding sequences:
- the LOC134379024 gene encoding kinesin-like protein KIF6: MSKCLITLAGISENMAVPLMLDLQGEKLRSQLEEGKRRYKTMFTRLKALKVEIEHLQLLMDKAKVKLQKEFEAWWAEEATNLQANSLAVNSLDNMKPFPRTSESQHEGSQLLTNKSSGGWQVQNKGTSRFSVYDVNARRILPSPRPSPHSQEQSSTGTPAEDSIPERPMSSIPLTGVSQTDSDILAFIKARQSILQKK; this comes from the exons GAATTTCAGAAAATATGGCCGTGCCCTTGATGCTGGACCTGCAGGGAGAGAAGCTGCGGTCACAactggaggaaggaaaaagaag GTATAAAACAATGTTCACTCGCCTGAAAGCCCTGAAGGTGGAGATTGAGCACTTGCAATTGCTCATGGACAAAGCCAAGGTGAAGCTGCAGAAAGAATTTGAAGCCTGGTGGGCAGAGGAGGCCACCAACCTGCAG GCAAATTCTCTAGCAGTGAATTCACTGGACAACATGAAGCCATTTCCCCGGACATCTGAATCCCAGCATGAAGGGTCCCAGCTTCTGACTAACAAAAG ttcaggaggctggcaagtccaaaataaaggcactagcagattcagtgtcta TGATGTGAATGCCAGGAGAATCCTGCCCTCGCCTCGCCCCAGCCCACACAGCCAGGAACAGAGCAGCACTGGCACCCCCGCAGAAGACAG CATCCCCGAGAGACCGATGTCGTCCATCCCTCTCACCGGGGTCAGCCAGACGGACTCAGACATCCTGGCATTCATCAAGGCCAGACAGAGCATTCTGCAGAAGAAAT GA